A window of the Pseudomonas sp. B21_DOA genome harbors these coding sequences:
- a CDS encoding MFS transporter — MSGCTSSLATRENYGERASTRIVFLITGIVMSAWAPLVPLVKARTGLDEGGLGLLLLGFGIGSIVAMPFAGYLTARFGCRPLIIASTLVLCAVLPTLSQLTSLPGLALTVLLFGASMGMLDCAINIQSIIVEKNSGETLQSGFHGLYSVGGIAGAGAMTAMLSLGLDPLPSVLCLVAIILASLYKAAPNLLPYGTERDGPIFAVPRGIVLLLGVLCFIVFLTEGAMLDWSAVFLASQRDIPPSYAGLGYACFAAAMTLGRLTGDAIVSRLGGIRVVTLGGICAAVGMLVSLVLDGWPASLLGYALVGAGCSNIVPVLFSAAGRQQRMPQRTAIPAIISMGYAGILMGPAFIGMIAHFSSLTIALGAWSCCCCLSAVLRNFLKPDSELMSAGRR; from the coding sequence ATGAGTGGATGCACATCATCCCTGGCAACACGTGAAAACTACGGCGAGCGCGCGTCCACGCGGATCGTTTTCCTGATCACCGGCATTGTCATGTCGGCCTGGGCGCCGCTGGTTCCGCTGGTGAAAGCGCGCACCGGGCTGGACGAAGGTGGCCTGGGCCTGTTGTTGCTGGGCTTTGGTATCGGCTCGATCGTGGCCATGCCGTTCGCCGGGTATCTGACCGCGCGTTTTGGCTGTCGCCCGCTGATCATCGCCTCGACTCTGGTCCTGTGTGCGGTGCTGCCGACGCTCAGCCAGCTGACGTCCCTACCGGGGCTGGCGCTCACGGTGCTGTTGTTCGGCGCGAGCATGGGCATGCTCGACTGTGCGATCAATATCCAGTCGATCATCGTCGAAAAGAACAGCGGCGAAACCCTGCAATCGGGTTTTCATGGGCTCTATAGCGTGGGCGGTATCGCCGGTGCCGGGGCGATGACAGCGATGCTCAGCCTTGGCCTGGATCCGCTGCCATCGGTGCTGTGTCTGGTGGCGATCATTCTCGCCTCGCTATATAAAGCTGCACCAAACCTCTTGCCTTACGGCACCGAGCGCGATGGCCCGATATTCGCGGTCCCGCGCGGAATCGTCCTGTTGCTGGGCGTCCTCTGCTTCATCGTGTTCCTGACCGAAGGCGCAATGCTCGACTGGAGCGCGGTGTTTCTTGCCTCGCAACGCGACATCCCACCGAGCTACGCAGGTTTGGGCTACGCCTGTTTCGCTGCAGCCATGACTCTTGGGCGGCTGACCGGCGACGCGATTGTCAGTCGATTGGGCGGCATTCGCGTGGTGACGCTGGGCGGCATCTGCGCGGCAGTCGGCATGCTGGTTTCACTAGTGTTGGATGGCTGGCCAGCGTCATTGCTGGGCTATGCGCTGGTCGGCGCCGGCTGCTCGAACATCGTCCCGGTGTTGTTCAGCGCCGCCGGTCGGCAACAGCGCATGCCGCAGCGCACAGCGATTCCGGCGATCATATCCATGGGTTACGCGGGGATTCTGATGGGGCCGGCGTTCATTGGCATGATCGCCCATTTCAGCTCGTTGACGATTGCTTTGGGGGCGTGGTCGTGCTGTTGTTGTTTGTCAGCTGTGCTGCGAAATTTCTTAAAGCCTGACAGCGAGCTCATGAGCGCGGGACGTCGCTGA
- the yddG gene encoding aromatic amino acid DMT transporter YddG, whose product MQIRGERAATGCGLMAIVLWSTAAGLIRGVSEHFGPLGGAAMIYSLGAILLLAFLGRPHIRSTSRLYLVLGSALFVAYEVCLSLALGFASDRHQAIELGVVNYLWPCLTVVLAIIMNGQKTRWLIIPGSMLAIFGILWVVSGEGLSLPGIVLNVQSNPLSYSLALACAITFALYCNVTRRYAGGQNLVVLFFALTSVVLWSKWYVSDEQIPATTLANALELLAAGIAMAGGYALWNIGILRGNLTLLATASYSAPVLSSAFAAAWLGVSLQVQFWQGAVLVTVGSLMCWQATRQRLAAQ is encoded by the coding sequence ATGCAGATCAGAGGTGAGCGGGCTGCCACAGGGTGTGGCCTGATGGCGATTGTTTTATGGAGTACTGCCGCCGGATTGATCAGGGGTGTCAGCGAGCATTTCGGCCCGTTGGGCGGCGCGGCGATGATTTATTCATTGGGCGCCATTTTGTTGCTGGCGTTTCTTGGTCGTCCGCACATTCGTTCGACATCAAGGCTCTATCTTGTGCTCGGCAGCGCCTTGTTCGTCGCCTATGAGGTGTGTCTGTCGTTGGCTCTGGGCTTTGCCAGTGATCGCCATCAAGCCATCGAATTGGGCGTGGTGAATTATCTGTGGCCCTGTCTGACCGTGGTACTGGCGATCATCATGAACGGGCAGAAAACCCGGTGGCTGATCATTCCAGGCTCGATGCTGGCGATTTTCGGTATTTTGTGGGTGGTCAGCGGCGAAGGATTGTCACTGCCGGGGATTGTCCTGAATGTTCAGTCCAACCCGCTGAGTTACAGCCTGGCACTGGCTTGCGCCATCACATTCGCCTTGTATTGCAATGTCACCCGCCGCTACGCCGGCGGGCAGAATCTGGTGGTGCTGTTTTTCGCGCTGACGTCCGTTGTGCTGTGGTCGAAATGGTATGTGAGCGATGAGCAGATCCCGGCGACCACCCTGGCAAATGCCCTCGAGCTACTTGCCGCCGGGATTGCCATGGCTGGTGGTTACGCGCTATGGAACATCGGCATCCTGCGCGGCAACCTGACCCTGCTGGCGACCGCATCCTACTCCGCGCCAGTGTTGTCATCCGCATTTGCTGCAGCGTGGCTTGGCGTCAGCTTGCAAGTGCAATTCTGGCAGGGCGCGGTATTGGTCACCGTAGGCTCGCTGATGTGTTGGCAGGCGACCCGGCAACGGTTGGCTGCCCAATGA